A section of the Amblyomma americanum isolate KBUSLIRL-KWMA chromosome 2, ASM5285725v1, whole genome shotgun sequence genome encodes:
- the LOC144121538 gene encoding uncharacterized protein LOC144121538 has product MRLSLVTLVLASLFVALVNARRGSGRLGRRKDKGRDDHRSGIRERLEKWKECSYISPDSQDRKMHEPDGSRCKVPGVKRGKCYKGVCTRGRDLKTLAKIDEAILAATTHLNDFATEIKKRTELENPSPTSTYLPESSSGNPATIGRATTTYSPNTRGQPPITSHSLTTDAPPATYGSPATTPPSSIYPTTTGHATTTHAPITTRQPPSSYRPLTTNAPPVTYVPPATSPPSSTYLATTGRADTTCVPITTRQPPMSHHPRTTHAPPTTYGPPTTLQLSSAYPSTTGRADTTYVLPITTRQPTRSYHGLTTDAPPSTYGPPTTPQPSNVYTPTTGRTTTAYAITTRYHPLTTDGPPSTYGPLTTHLSSPYPAATRPPTSIYDAVTTMEHLSTYALTTDSPHTTYGLPTTPESSSAYPPTPGRATTTYGAITTRQQPSSYNPLTTGGPPTTYGPSTTPVPFSAHPPTIRRATSIYGPITARRHLSTYHALTTDRPRTTYGLPTAPESSSAYPPTTGRATTTYGAITTRQHPSSENPLTTGGPPTTYGRPTTPDQSTALP; this is encoded by the exons ATGCGCCTCTCTTTGGTGACTCTCGTTTTGGCAAGCCTTTTCGTTGCCTTGGTTAACGCCAGAAGAG GTTCCGGAAGGCTGGGCAGACGCAAGGACAAAGGGCGAGACGATCACCGTTCAGGCATCAGG gagAGGCTTGAAAAATGGAAGGAATGCTCCTACATTTCGCCCGATTCACAAGACCGTAAAATGCATGAGCCGGATGGCAGCCGATGCAAG GTTCCAGGTGTAAAACGAGGAAAATGTTACAAGGGTGTCTGCACAAGAGGtagagacctgaaaacgctggCTAAGATCGACGAAGCAATATTAGCCGCAACCACACACCTGAACGACTTCGCCACCGAAATCAAGAAAAGAACCGAGCTGGAAAATCCCTCGCCAACAAGCACGTACCTGCCTGAATCATCCAGTGGAAATCCGGCAACCATTGGTCGTGCTACTACAACATATAGCCCTAACACGAGGGGTCAGCCCCCAATCACGTCCCATTCGTTGACAACTGATGCTCCACCTGCCACATATGGATCGCCTGCAACAACTCCACCTTCCAGCATATATCCGACGACCACTGGCCATGCTACTACCACACATGCTCCTATCACAACAAGGCAGCCACCAAGCTCATACCGTCCGTTGACAACTAATGCTCCACCTGTCACATATGTGCCGCCTGCAACGTCTCCGCCTTCTAGCACATATCTGGCGACCACTGGTCGGGCTGATACCACATGTGTACCTATCACGACCAGGCAACCCCCAATGTCGCATCATCCGCGGACAACTCATGCTCCACCTACCACTTATGGACCGCCTACAACACTTCAGCTTTCCAGCGCATATCCGTCAACTACTGGTCGTGCTGATACAACATATGTGCTACCTATCACGACAAGGCAGCCCACAAGATCGTACCATGGGTTGACAACCGATGCTCCACCTTCCACATACGGACCGCCTACAACACCTCAGCCTTCCAACGTATATACGCCAACCACTGGTCGTACTACCACCGCATATGCTATCACGACAAGGTACCATCCATTGACAACTGATGGTCCACCTTCTACATACGGACCGCTTACAACTCACCTATCCAGCCCATACCCGGCGGCCACTCGTCCTCCTACTAGCATTTACGACGCTGTCACGACAATGGAGCATCTAAGTACATATGCGCTCACAACAGATAGTCCACATACCACGTATGGACTGCCTACTACACCTGAGTCATCCAGCGCATACCCGCCAACCCCTGGTCGTGCTACTACAACATACGGCGCTATCACCACAAGGCAGCAACCAAGCTCGTACAATCCGTTGACAACTGGTGGTCCACCTACCACATATGGACCGTCTACAACTCCTGTGCCATTCAGCGCACACCCGCCAACCATTCGACGTGCTACCAGCATATACGGCCCTATCACGGCAAGGCGGCACCTAAGTACATATCATGCGTTGACAACTGATCGTCCACGTACCACGTATGGACTACCTACTGCACCTGAGTCATCCAGCGCATACCCGCCAACCACTGGTCGTGCTACTACTACATACGGTGCCATCACGACAAGGCAGCACCCAAGCTCGGAAAATCCATTGACAACTGGTGGTCCACCTACCACATATGGACGACCTACCACACCTGACCAATCCACCGCATTGCCATAA